The Planctomycetota bacterium genome segment GGCCATGGCTGACGAGACGTTTGCCGAAACGTCGCTGGCGCGGCTGAGCGATCGGTTTGTCTGCGTGCTGGTCAATGCCGACGCCGAGCCCGAGGTGTGCGAGCGGTTCAAAGTGCAGGCGTTCCCCGCGGTGCAATTCGTGTCGCCGCAAGGAGCGCCGGTCGCGCATCTGGTCGGTCGACAATCGAGTAGTCGGCTGATGATCGAAATGCAGACCACGCTGCAAGCGTTGGCGCGACGGCCGCAAGAGCCGACGCTGCGCTAGGCGCTCACAGGTTTTGCGCCGTTTTTCACATGACAGTCTGTCTTTACGCATTGTCATCGCCCGTTCGGGTCGCTTGTTCGCCCGAGAATTGACGGCTAGACTTGCGACAGTTGTTTTACCCGCGTGTGACCGGCGAAGTTTGCATGTCTGTGGCCACGGCACCTGCTAAAACGAAGAATCAACCCACGTTGCGCGAGCATATTTTTGCGCCGCGATTCTGGGTCGGCATGAACGCGCGCGGCTGGTGGAAGCTGCTGGCCGAGAACCGCTTCGACATCGGTTGGCAGTACTGGCATGTCGCGGCCGCCATCAGCGGTTGGAGCGCGCTTAACTCGGTTTGGGGGACGGCGCAACAACTCGCCTTCGGCGGCAAGGTCGACCGGATCGAACTCGTCGCTCCGCCGATCATCGTGCTGGGGCATTGGCGCTCGGGGACGACCCTGTTGCACGAGTTGATGGTGCTCGATCCGCGGCATTCGTTTCCCAACACGTACGAGTGCCTGGCGCCGAATCATTTTCTGTCCAGTGAGAAGCTGATCACCCAGTGGTTCCATTCCTTGCTGCCAGCCCGCAGGCAAATCGACAACATGTCGGCCGGTTGGGACCGCCCGCAAGAAGAAGAGTTCGCGCTGTGTAACCTGGGAGTGCCGTCGCCGTACTTGCAGATCGCCTTTCCGAACCATCGCCACAAGTACGACGATTACCTGACGCTCGAAAACGTGCCCCCCAAGGTGGTGAACGCCTGGAAGCAAACGCTGCTGCGGTTCTTGAAACAGATCACGCTGCAAAATCCCAAGCGGTTGGTGCTGAAAAGCCCGCCTCACACGGCCCGGGTGAGCACGCTGGTCGAGATGTTCCCCGAGGCCAAGTTCGTCCACGTGATCCGCGACCCGAACGCGGTGTTCACATCGACCTACAACTTGTGGCGGACGCTCTACACGCGTCATGGGCTGCAGCGGCCGAACTACGAGGGGCTCGAGGAGTACGTCCTGTCGACGTTCGAGCGGATGTATCGCAAGTACGAGCGCGATCGTGCGCTGCTGCGCCCCGACCAACTGGTCGAAGTGCGGTACGAAGACCTGGTGGCCAATCCGATCGGCGAGATGGAGGCGATCTACGAACAGATGCAACTCGGCGGCTTCGACGAGTTGCGGCCGCGGCTCGAAGCGTACGTCCAGTCGCTCGACGGCTATCAGACGAACCGCTACGACGCCCGACCCGAGCACCGCAAGCTGGTCGCCGAGCGCTGGCAGCCGTTGATGCAGCGCTACGGCTACGAGGGGTAGGGGTCGCGCCACAGCAGCCGCCGACGTAAGTCGGCGGTTACGTGCGTCGGTGAGCATTCAAGCTCGGTTGGCCCAGCCGCTTGCCGGCTGGGTCGCGCAAGCGACAGGAAGAACGAGTCGCGTCCCACAGCGAATTGCTTGTTGCTAACGCAACCCGGCCGAGTAGCGGCCGGGCCACCCGATGTTGACCGCTTACTTCAGCAGCCACTTCATCAGCGCTGCCTTGTCGGCTTCGGGGGCAAACTGGAAGCGTTCGCGTTGACCTGGCCCGTTATAGACGTTGGCGACCGGCAAGATCGAATAGCTCGTCTCGCCAGTGACCCACATCTCGGCCGGCGCGGCCAAGGTCAGCAAGCCTGGCAAATCGCCGTATTTGACCGCTCCGGGCACGAAGTTCACATCGTCGAACTCGGTCAACCGCGCAAAGCGGAATCCATGCGTGTCGATGGCCAGGGCGTCGACCGCCGAGCCGGCCACGGCACACGCCGCCGCCACGTAGGGGGCCGCGCCGTTGCGAGCGACCATCGTCACCCGCTGGGGCTGCAACTTGCGGTTACGCACATAGGTGATCAGGGCCAGCAGATCGTGCGCCCGCTGGGCCAGCAACGAGTGGTTATAGCCATACGTGTAGCCAGCATATTTTGAAATGTCGCTCACTTTGGGGCCGACCACCAGTCGCTGTTTCGTGACCGGCTGGCCATCGGCGGTGAACTCGCCCTGGCCAAAAACATCGATGCCAGCCACCGCCGTGCCGGCGTCGAGCAACTGCTTCACCTCGGCCGTCGGCGCGCCATCTGCCGCGTACAGCGCCCGCTTCCCTTGGCCATCGATCCACAGCACGACCTGCTTGTTCCAGTTGGCCGGCAGCATAAACATCACTGGAATCTCTTCGCCGTGTTTGCGCACTCGCAACAGCGACGCAATTTCCTGGTACGTTCCTCGGTCATGCTGAGCGAGTTTTTCGTGCTCGACTTCGGCGGCAGCGGGCAGCTCGCGACCAATCAGCGTGGCCCAGCCCTCGCCGACCACGTTGCGCCAATGAGGCAGGTCGTCAGGGCTGTATGGCGCCAAGCGGGCCAGTTGCGCCTCGCCGTCGGCCGTCAACCATCGCAGCAGGCTACGCTCGTAATCGTCGCCACTGGGGGGCTTGGGATGCGACTCGTTCCAGACCGTGGTCTCGGCCTCGGTCAGGTGCCGGAACTCGGGCTCCTCGATCGGCTCGGACTGTCCCAACCGCAGGTGCTTGTTGAACCAGCCGTACATCACCAGTCGGCTTGGCGCGTTGTAGTTGTGCGGAAACTGCAAGTAGGGCACCCCCTGGACGTTCTCGCGCGCGCCGAGCAGGCCGTAGAGCTGCTGCAACTCGGGCAGCCCCTTGGTCGCGATCTCCTTGGTCCAATCATTGGCCGCGGTCATGCTGAGCGGCTTGGGGGCGAACAGCGCGGCCAGTTCGATATTGCCCGACCCGACACGCAAGTGAGGCGCGTTCTCGCAGGTGCAGCCCCCTTGCATGGCGGTCGAGACCATCACGGCTGGATGCGCGACCGTAATGCGCGAGTCGATCGCACAGAGGATAAACGTCTGGGTGCCGCCGCCACTGGCGCCGGTCACGCCGATTCGATCGGTGTCGACTTCGGGCAGCGAGCAGATCCAATCGAGGGCACAAAGCGAGTTGTACGTCTGCAGCCCCATCATGTTCTGCATGCGCAATTCCGCCTGGGGACTGAAGTAGCCCCAATTGGTCTCGGTGCTCATCGCCGCGCGCACGCCGGGGCGGTGGGTGATCTGCTGACTGTCGGCATAGCCGACCATGTCGTACAGGAACACAATGCAGCCCATTCGCGCCAATTGCTTCGAGCGCGACTGCAGCACGTTGC includes the following:
- a CDS encoding thioredoxin family protein → MIRRLAPRAKLWLSFSAGLFAGLAWIAGCTDATSPPASLPRAANAHTKVCGQVAFTVGFERGQALARSQGKPMLVFFTLDECPFSTAMADETFAETSLARLSDRFVCVLVNADAEPEVCERFKVQAFPAVQFVSPQGAPVAHLVGRQSSSRLMIEMQTTLQALARRPQEPTLR
- a CDS encoding sulfotransferase; this translates as MSVATAPAKTKNQPTLREHIFAPRFWVGMNARGWWKLLAENRFDIGWQYWHVAAAISGWSALNSVWGTAQQLAFGGKVDRIELVAPPIIVLGHWRSGTTLLHELMVLDPRHSFPNTYECLAPNHFLSSEKLITQWFHSLLPARRQIDNMSAGWDRPQEEEFALCNLGVPSPYLQIAFPNHRHKYDDYLTLENVPPKVVNAWKQTLLRFLKQITLQNPKRLVLKSPPHTARVSTLVEMFPEAKFVHVIRDPNAVFTSTYNLWRTLYTRHGLQRPNYEGLEEYVLSTFERMYRKYERDRALLRPDQLVEVRYEDLVANPIGEMEAIYEQMQLGGFDELRPRLEAYVQSLDGYQTNRYDARPEHRKLVAERWQPLMQRYGYEG
- a CDS encoding acetylxylan esterase, yielding MSNTWHRAVCGVFVVSVVGLMASRVAAESGRVLPAGKLPADRRLEPLKTLDGYFPFEVPKSVAEWQDRADVVRRQVLVSQGLWPMPTRTPARAVVHGRVAEDGYTVERVYLQSYPGHFVTGSLYRPAKGEGPFPAVLCPHGHWPNGRFMDVERAKVEKDVEAGAEKYVDNGRNVLQSRSKQLARMGCIVFLYDMVGYADSQQITHRPGVRAAMSTETNWGYFSPQAELRMQNMMGLQTYNSLCALDWICSLPEVDTDRIGVTGASGGGTQTFILCAIDSRITVAHPAVMVSTAMQGGCTCENAPHLRVGSGNIELAALFAPKPLSMTAANDWTKEIATKGLPELQQLYGLLGARENVQGVPYLQFPHNYNAPSRLVMYGWFNKHLRLGQSEPIEEPEFRHLTEAETTVWNESHPKPPSGDDYERSLLRWLTADGEAQLARLAPYSPDDLPHWRNVVGEGWATLIGRELPAAAEVEHEKLAQHDRGTYQEIASLLRVRKHGEEIPVMFMLPANWNKQVVLWIDGQGKRALYAADGAPTAEVKQLLDAGTAVAGIDVFGQGEFTADGQPVTKQRLVVGPKVSDISKYAGYTYGYNHSLLAQRAHDLLALITYVRNRKLQPQRVTMVARNGAAPYVAAACAVAGSAVDALAIDTHGFRFARLTEFDDVNFVPGAVKYGDLPGLLTLAAPAEMWVTGETSYSILPVANVYNGPGQRERFQFAPEADKAALMKWLLK